The following are from one region of the Knoellia sp. p5-6-4 genome:
- a CDS encoding alpha/beta fold hydrolase: MSSTPNAEVPAHVVLIPGFWLGAWAWDDVVAHLRERGVTALALTLPGLEPDHPDRGSVRLEDHVAAIEAALALAPQGARTVLVAHSGAAVPATVALDRHVDEVDHVVWVDTAPVVDGYAIDPDVRGSEHPLSAQYDEELEQGSMAGLSEEQLATFRERAVPQPAASLRDVVRLSDQRRLDVPGTIVCTAFPAAEYRSYAEQGMPFLAGVLQHRRLELVDLPTGHWPMWSRPAELADIIAQAAAAEE; the protein is encoded by the coding sequence ATGAGCAGCACCCCCAACGCCGAGGTACCCGCCCACGTCGTCCTCATTCCCGGCTTCTGGCTCGGTGCCTGGGCCTGGGACGACGTCGTCGCCCACCTGCGCGAGCGCGGTGTGACGGCGCTCGCCCTCACCCTGCCGGGCCTCGAGCCCGACCATCCCGATCGCGGCTCCGTGCGTCTGGAGGACCACGTCGCCGCGATCGAGGCCGCGCTCGCGCTCGCTCCGCAGGGCGCTCGCACGGTGCTGGTCGCGCACAGCGGAGCAGCCGTCCCCGCAACCGTCGCCCTGGACCGGCACGTGGACGAGGTCGACCACGTCGTCTGGGTCGACACCGCCCCGGTCGTGGACGGGTATGCCATCGACCCCGATGTGAGGGGCAGCGAGCACCCGCTCTCAGCCCAGTACGACGAGGAGCTCGAGCAGGGATCGATGGCGGGTCTGAGCGAGGAGCAGCTGGCCACCTTCCGTGAGCGTGCCGTTCCGCAACCCGCAGCCTCCCTCCGCGACGTCGTGAGGCTCTCCGACCAGCGTCGTCTCGACGTGCCGGGCACCATCGTGTGCACCGCGTTCCCGGCTGCCGAGTACCGCTCCTACGCCGAGCAGGGGATGCCGTTCCTGGCCGGCGTCCTGCAGCACAGGCGGCTGGAGCTTGTCGACCTGCCGACTGGTCACTGGCCGATGTGGAGCCGGCCGGCCGAGCTGGCCGACATCATCGCCCAGGCAGCAGCGGCAGAGGAGTGA
- a CDS encoding S8 family serine peptidase, giving the protein MRPRALTGAAAAGALALAGVLSTAPTALAATNDPLYGKLWGLQQVKAEQAWASSTGTGTVVAVVDTGIDFSQPDLQGQILQGATFTGCAKGQRPCGNGDFRGPDGQNNADEHGTHVAGTVAAVRGNGVGVVGVAPSTKILPVKVLEDGSGSGEDIGDGIRWAADHGADVINLSLGSIPGGQAFAITGLDSAMQEAIAYARSKGVLTVAAAGNSSTALCNDPAFTSEGICVGATDRNGLHSWYSELPNKTDFKSVSAPGGAGLTSCDDDIWSTVPKGTGSSACGQADYDAYAGTSMATPHVAGVAALLYAQGRTVDQVEDALLGTAVTPGTGSRGTWTPAYGYGVVDAQAAVGS; this is encoded by the coding sequence ATGCGACCTCGTGCACTCACCGGTGCCGCCGCCGCAGGGGCGCTCGCCCTGGCCGGCGTCCTGTCCACGGCACCCACCGCCCTGGCGGCCACCAACGACCCGCTCTACGGGAAGCTCTGGGGCCTGCAGCAGGTGAAGGCTGAGCAGGCCTGGGCCAGCAGCACGGGCACCGGCACCGTGGTGGCAGTGGTCGACACCGGCATCGACTTCTCCCAGCCCGACCTGCAGGGCCAGATCCTCCAGGGCGCCACCTTCACTGGCTGCGCCAAGGGCCAGCGTCCCTGCGGCAACGGTGACTTCCGCGGCCCGGACGGCCAGAACAACGCCGACGAGCACGGCACCCACGTCGCCGGCACCGTCGCGGCCGTGCGCGGCAACGGTGTCGGCGTGGTCGGCGTGGCGCCCTCGACCAAGATCCTCCCCGTCAAGGTGCTCGAGGACGGCTCGGGCTCCGGCGAGGACATCGGCGACGGCATCCGCTGGGCCGCCGACCACGGCGCCGACGTCATCAACCTCTCGCTCGGCTCGATCCCCGGCGGCCAGGCGTTCGCGATCACCGGGCTCGACTCCGCCATGCAGGAGGCCATCGCCTACGCCCGCTCCAAGGGTGTGCTCACCGTCGCTGCAGCGGGCAACAGCTCGACCGCCCTGTGCAACGACCCGGCCTTCACCAGTGAGGGCATCTGCGTGGGCGCCACCGACCGCAACGGGCTGCACTCGTGGTACTCCGAGCTGCCGAACAAGACCGACTTCAAGTCAGTCTCGGCACCCGGCGGCGCCGGCCTGACCAGCTGCGACGACGACATCTGGTCGACCGTGCCGAAGGGCACCGGCTCCTCGGCGTGCGGCCAGGCCGACTACGACGCCTACGCCGGCACCTCGATGGCCACCCCGCACGTCGCCGGTGTCGCGGCGCTGCTCTACGCGCAGGGCCGCACGGTCGACCAGGTCGAGGACGCCCTGCTCGGCACCGCGGTCACGCCGGGCACCGGCAGCCGTGGCACCTGGACGCCTGCCTACGGCTACGGCGTCGTCGACGCGCAGGCAGCGGTCGGCAGCTGA